One genomic segment of Panicum virgatum strain AP13 chromosome 2N, P.virgatum_v5, whole genome shotgun sequence includes these proteins:
- the LOC120661637 gene encoding uncharacterized protein LOC120661637 translates to MLLDPVTLEVVLKVKGATESEDKDFSFLAAPVMRRAVLSSCLLNTVFASKLSTLEFTLGHIVFSVEATISLEVVDGSWPDGFRGQFSARTCAVRISDTDDEEVFSHSEDKKVPVIGDGSYASRIDKQVVILLDSGVGKAPVIGDGKIKLSRCVASVEVEGKLIVSVKAWQIDNQVVEKEMDFTPMEADRSQGMLDVGFCTMKVTVAWSLVSHDPEA, encoded by the coding sequence ATGCTATTAGATCCGGTGACTCTGGAGGTTGTGCTGAAAGTGAAGGGTGCTACTGAATCTGAGGATAAAGACTTTAGCTTTTTAGCTGCGCCGGTGATGAGACGTGCTGTGCTTTCTTCGTGCCTGCTCAATACTGTTTTCGCTAGTAAGCTCAGCACACTGGAGTTTACCCTTGGCCATATTGTTTTCTCTGTGGAGGCCACAATATCTCTGGAAGTCGTTGATGGTTCATGGCCAGATGGTTTTCGTGGTCAATTTTCTGCACGTACCTGTGCTGTCCGTATCTCTGACACGGATGATGAGGAAGTCTTCTCCCATTCTGAAGATAAGAAAGTTCCTGTTATTGGTGATGGCTCCTATGCCTCCCGTATTGATAAGCAGGTGGTCATCTTACTTGATTCTGGAGTTGGGAAAGCTCCTGTTATTGGTGATGGCAAGATCAAGCTTTCACGTTGTGTTGCCTCTGTTGAGGTTGAAGGAAAGCTGATTGTTTCTGTCAAGGCATGGCAAATTGACAACCAAGTTGTGGAAAAAGAGATGGATTTCACCCCCATGGAAGCTGACAGAAGCCAAGGCATGCTGGATGTTGGCTTCTGTACAATGAAAGTCACTGTCGCCTGGTCACTTGTTTCGCATGATCCTGAGGCCTAA